The Candidatus Sulfotelmatobacter sp. genome includes a region encoding these proteins:
- a CDS encoding dTDP-4-dehydrorhamnose 3,5-epimerase family protein, which produces MKANEVTVDWLQSLDFLVQPAGKATIHGVIVRDLTVHLDGRGEVTELYSRPWMKDGLESVEHVYQSATDYGVVKCWHLHQVHTDQFTVTRGKLQVSLVDVRESSPTFRHVNTLFLGSLKPRLIKIPPMILHGWKALTAPEVLVVNFQSHVYDVKDEFKFPWDTVLSEIWEPLNG; this is translated from the coding sequence ATGAAGGCCAACGAAGTGACCGTCGACTGGCTCCAGAGCCTCGACTTCCTGGTGCAGCCGGCCGGCAAGGCGACCATCCACGGCGTGATCGTGCGCGATCTCACCGTGCACCTGGACGGGCGCGGCGAGGTGACCGAGCTCTACAGCCGGCCGTGGATGAAGGACGGACTCGAGTCGGTCGAGCACGTCTACCAGAGCGCTACCGACTACGGAGTGGTCAAGTGCTGGCACCTGCACCAGGTGCACACCGATCAGTTCACGGTGACGCGCGGCAAGCTGCAGGTGTCGCTGGTTGACGTGCGCGAGAGCTCGCCGACGTTTCGCCACGTCAACACCCTGTTCCTGGGCAGCCTCAAGCCGCGGCTCATCAAGATTCCGCCCATGATCCTGCACGGCTGGAAGGCGCTCACCGCTCCCGAAGTGCTGGTGGTCAACTTCCAGTCGCACGTCTACGACGTGAAGGACGAGTTCAAGTTTCCGTGGGACACCGTGCTGTCCGAGATCTGGGAGCCGCTGAACGGCTGA